The following are from one region of the Nicotiana tabacum cultivar K326 chromosome 3, ASM71507v2, whole genome shotgun sequence genome:
- the LOC107813090 gene encoding NDR1/HIN1-like protein 26 translates to MDNAHELPVYADQDRPVRSHHSARYYAHHIKESLTTRVSKLVCTIFLTLLAIVGIIGFILWLGLRPHRPRIFLHDFSIPAISQGIGPESAQINFNVTARNSNQAIGIFYDAMQVTATYQEQSIGNSQLLTPFYQLPKNTTILAGTFSGPMITVTGTQWQQMLDDRSRGTVVFRIELTAKIRFRIWSWNSKHHRMHANCPVGVGQDGMVLTGYIDKRCPEYFN, encoded by the coding sequence ATGGATAACGCGCACGAGTTACCTGTTTATGCAGATCAAGACCGCCCTGTACGGAGTCACCACTCGGCTCGATACTATGCTCACCATATTAAAGAAAGTCTAACTACTAGAGTCTCTAAGTTAGTTTGTACAATTTTCTTAACCCTTCTTGCTATTGTTGGTATCATTGGATTCATTTTATGGCTAGGTTTGCGTCCTCATCGCCCAAGAATTTTCCTCCATGATTTCTCAATTCCAGCTATAAGTCAGGGAATTGGACCTGAAAGTGCACAAATAAACTTCAATGTAACAGCAAGAAATTCAAATCAAGCTATAGGGATTTTTTATGATGCAATGCAGGTGACAGCGACTTATCAAGAACAGAGTATTGGGAATTCCCAATTGTTGACTCCATTTTATCAACTGCCCAAAAACACTACTATTCTTGCTGGTACATTTTCTGGCCCCATGATTACAGTGACCGGAACACAATGGCAGCAAATGCTCGACGATCGGTCTCGTGGAACGGTGGTTTTTCGGATAGAATTAACGGCGAAAATTCGATTTAGGATATGGTCGTGGAATAGTAAACATCATAGGATGCATGCTAATTGTCCTGTGGGAGTAGGCCAGGATGGTATGGTCTTGACTGGTTACATAGATAAAAGATGTCCAGAATATTTCAACTAG